From Funiculus sociatus GB2-C1:
CCCTACCGAGTGAAGCTTGACTTCGGCGCTCCGAAATTTTGAGGGCGAGCCCTGTCTCGATTTCCGGCCCCCTGCGGAACTGGAAGAACTGTAGGCACAGAGGGAACGAGGTTTGTTAAGTAGCTAGACAAAATTGATTACATAGATTTTTCCAAATTCTCTCAAAATCTTTTCAACAGATGCAACAAAAATTTCCCAGCTAGAGTAACCATCAATCTCAATCCATTCATACTTAATAAACTGCCACAAAATTTCAATCAAACTTAATTCGGGAGAGTAGGAGGGTAACTCAAAAATACTAAGATTTCGTTCTCGCCATTCTTCCTGTTTCTCAAGAATGGCATCACTGGTATAAATAGATGATTGATCGACAACAATCACTGTTGGCTTATCCACTACTGGGGAAAAAGCATCAATACAAGCGATAACCACATCGGAATTAATACAATCAAAATCAGAAACGTTGAATACTGATACAAAAATTTACATATTTAGGTAGAGTAAGATTAGCAAGGGAAAATTACTTAACAAAACATTATCTCCTCAAACCAATGGACATAACTAATTTTCTGACACATACAAGCTTGGAGATAGCGAAATTTATCTAATAGTTTATTACCCCATTGTTGGGAAATCGATATAAGTTGTAAAATTAGATAAGCAATGAGACTCGAATAAATTTGTATAAGAATATCATTCACACTTTTGCTAATCAATTTATCAAATTTTAGATGCATCTTTAAAAACTTCCCTAATAATTCAACTCCCCATCTTAAGCGATATATCTCTCTGATTTCATCATCAGAAACTGCTGCGTCTCCATCTACAGGCAAATTAGTCACTAAGCGAAACTCAGTTTTGTCTCCAAATCACAAAAAATTACCATTCTATAAGATTGAGCATCTGTCGATGAGCCAATTTTTACCAATCCGGTTTCTGGCTCAAATTCTAACTTCCAATTATTTTTAATTCGCAAAACTTGCGTATTTATTTTCTTGCACTAATTCTTGAATAAATTTTAATCCGGCAAATCCTCTATCCATCACTCCAACAGCATGGGCTGGTAACTTAGACATCATTTTTGAGCCAAATTTATAATCATGATTATGCCCAAAGCTGATTAGGTTGTCTTCTAGTCCTCCTGTAGCTAAATTTAAGGAAATAAAAAGTTTGACTTGATGATAACCTAGCACCCACAATAATTTACTTGTCAATGTAATAACTGTCGAATCAATTGGACAAATTGCGTATTTATCATGTAACTTTTTGTGGGGTTTATTCTGGACTAATTGATTCAAACGATGATAAATTTCCTGAAACGGTTCTAGACTTCGATGAGTGTTAGCTTTGGAAAAAGTTGAAATATCAACATCAAATGCTGTCTTGTTTAATCGGTTAAATAAATCCCGC
This genomic window contains:
- a CDS encoding transposase; protein product: MFVSVFNVSDFDCINSDVVIACIDAFSPVVDKPTVIVVDQSSIYTSDAILEKQEEWRERNLSIFELPSYSPELSLIEILWQFIKYEWIEIDGYSSWEIFVASVEKILREFGKIYVINFV